ACGTTGTTGAATATTCTGTTTAACTTCCTCAAACGGCGGTACTGCCATCGGACGAATATCCATTAATTCGATCACATGCCAGCCAAATGAAGTTTGAACAGGTAAATCCGTTCTTCCCCCTTTCGATAATTTCACCAACGCTTCAGAAAAAGGCCGGACATAAGCAGCCGGCGGACTCCAGTTAAGTTCACCTCCATTTTCTTTACTGCCGTCATCCAGTGATTTTTGCTCGGCCAATTTAGCAAAGTTAGCACCCTTCTTAAGCTGAGCGATAATATCCAGCGCTTCACTTTCGCTACCGACAAGAATATGGCGCGCTCGATACTCTTTATCGCCCATCTGCACCTTGAGCATCTCATATTCCTTGCGCAGGGTATCGTCACTGACAATATTGTGTTTGATATAGTCAGCTTGATACGCCCTCACCAATACTGCCTGACGGGCGATTTCTAGTTGCGATATGACCTCCGGATCCAGATCCAATCTTTTTTTAACAGCTTCCTGAGCCAGGATTTCTTCAGCAATCAAATTTTCACGCAGCGCTTTTCTCATTTCAGGCCCATCGGGCTGTCCCTGTGCTACATTCGCCTTCACCATCAATTCCAAACGCGCTTGCGGAATCGCAATACCATTAACTTTAGCCATGACCCCGCCCGATTGAGAGTGAGCTGATATGGCGATAAGGCTTAAAAAACCGGTTACTATTATTTGTAAGACTCTCATCAAACGCATGGAATTTCCTCTACTGTAATTAAACAAAATTATTCTTCAAAACATGATACGCAGAAAGTATACGCCTTAACCGAATGCACGTGAATCTTTACCTAACCTATTATCTTCATAAGTATTTTGATTCCCCGGAAAAAGCAACACTGATTAAGATTTAACCTGGCAACACCTTTTTAAAGGGCTTAACAGTCACTCTCTGATACACTCCCGCACTTACATAAGGATCCGCGTTTGCCCAGACTTTCGCAGCTTCCAAAGATTCAAACTCCGCTACAATCAGACTACCCGAGAAACCCGCAGGCCCGGGTTCTGAGCTATCAATTGCCGGAAATGGACCGGCTAAAATTAACCGGCCTTCTTCCTGTAATGCCTGAATTCTGCTTAAATGCTGCGAACGTACCGTCATTCGTTTTTCCAGGCTATCCGGCACATCTTCTCCGTTAATCATATATAACATCATTATTTTTTACTCACTCGATTTTCGATTTCGTCTTTCCGTCATCGGCATTATCCGTATTCTCAACTACCAATACCGCTGTGTCTTTTAGATATTTCCCCAAAAAAATTATTTGCGCCACTATAAAAACAAGCATTAAACCGGTTGCTCCAAAAAGCTTAAAAGAAACCCAGGTATCTAAAGAATAATTAAATGCGACAAAGAGATTGACACAACCCATGATTGCAAAAAAAACAATCCAGCTCAAATTAAGGGTATTCCATACGGCCGCTGGCAATACCATCTGTTTCTCAAGCGCCACCTTGATCAGATTCTTACTGAATAGCCAATTGGATATGAACAACACCGACCCAATCAGCCAGTAGAAAACTGTCGGTTTCCATTTAATAAACATTTCATCTTGAAAAACTAAGGTTGCACCGCCAAATACCATAATTACTGCCAAATTTATCCACATCATTTTCTCAATTTGGCGATGGCGTATCCAGAGCCAGCCGATTTGCACAAAAGTTGCAGCTATTGCAACAGCGGTCGCTACAAAAATATCGTGAAGCTTATAAGCTAAGAAAAATAATACAACTGGAAATAGATCAAACAAGAGTTTCATCAGCACCAACCATCAATTGATATCAGAAGCAATCAGTGAATAACAGTGTAAATCCGTCTTACTGCAATACAGCAGGCAATCGCGCAGTCAAACTGTTTCTTTCTTTTGTTGCCTCGCCCAATAATGCATATCCGATTAAATTCCCGGTATCGTCTTCATAAAGCGCTTTAATGCCGTTCTCATCTTCTTCCACATTCCATGCGCCATTAACACCAAAGTCCGGCGGCGAAACCACAGCCGGGCATGACGAAGTTTTCACAATAACTGGCATTGCCGGATAATGAACAGACGTTGGCTGCCCCGCAAGCGTTGCAGCAAGCGCCCTAGCGGCATGAGAAATGGGCATTACGAACGGCAACACCTTGCCTTCAACTTCAGCACAATCACCTAAAGCATAAATATCATTCACTTGCGTTTGCAGAAATCTGTTCACCACAATCCCCCGATTAACCGGAATCCCTGCTGCTGCCGCGAGTTGGGTACGTGAACGCAATCCAACTGCTGATAAGACAACGTCCGACTCTATAGAGTTGCCATTTGCCAAAGTCAAACACAAATGCTCCTGCACTTGATCAATCGAGTTAGTCGAGGTATTCAAATGAAAAAAAACGCCGACATTTTCAAGTCTTTTTTGCATAAAAACTCCACTAGCAGGGGGTAAAAGACGCCCGAGCGGTTGAGTGCCAATATCAATCACATCCACGTGATGACCGGTTAAAGCCAAGTCATTTGCAAATTCACATCCGATCAAACCCGCGCCAATAATGCTGACTCTTTTTTTTCCATCTAATTCTGCGCGAAATTTTCTGTAGTCATCCAAGTCGTTAACTGTCAAAACTTTTCCCGCACCACTACCTGATAACGGCAAGCGCACTTGATCCGCGCCTAATGCTAAAACCAGCCGGTCGTAAAGGATGTTTTCACCATCAGTTAAAATCAACTCTTTTTTTAGATGATCAAGTGCTGCGACTCGACAGTAAGGGCGTATTACAATTTTTAACTGTGCAGCCATTTGAGCAGCATCACTATTTAACAGCGTATCTGGAGTTTTTCCTGATGACAGAGCGTTTGACAACATTGGCTTGGAATAAAAACCACCATGATCGGCTGATAACATTAATATCGGTATCTCGGCATCGAGCTTGCGAAGCTCCCGCGCCACCCCATAACCAGCCAATCCACTTCCAACAATCACTATCTGCTTAAACATTTACCCATTTCTCCAACATTCCCAAAGAAGCCCGGCTTTTAGAACCTCTTTTTCTCATTCCTACCAATACAATACTATTAGTACGTTAAATCATTAACTGATTTTGTATCAAGAAAATCACAAAACTGCATTGGGACTTTCTATGATTTTTTACTAAACCTAAAAAAACAAAACACACTGGTTCTTTGGATTTATCCAGTAACCAGTGTGCCTTGTTTCCAATCCATTAAACTTGAATACACATAGGATAATTGCATTCAAAGTTTACAAGATATTTTCGTTACTTATCCTCTTCACTGTTTTTAACCAGACTTGCTCGCCTTTGAGTATAGGCATCTCGGATAAACTCATATTTATCTAAAGCAGCTTCTTCGAGTGTCTTGTCTTGTTCAAGGAATTCCGCACGATTGTTGAATGTCCGTGCTGTTGCAACTGGGAAGCGTAATGCTGGTGAGTTGATATAACTAACATTATTCAAGAATACACCTGTTACCCCTTGGGTGACAGGATCCATAAAGAAGCTATCCACCGCCAGTCCGAATGTATCACGAACCGAGCTTGGTCCTAAGAAAGGCAACACAATATAAGGCCCGCTTGCAACTCCATAACGTCCCAAAGTTTGCCCGAAATCTTCATTTCGTTTATTCAGATTAACATCACTGACCGCGCTAATATCACTTGCAATATCAATCAGACCAAACACCCCGAATGTAGTGTTAACCAGCAATCTTGCGCTACTAGCCAACGCACTTTCATAATTTAATTGCAAAACCGAGTTAGTGATCACGACTACTTCATTGAGGTTCGAGAAAAAATTTCCTACCATCAATTCCAACGGATCCGGCATGATCCTCTTGTACTGTCTGACTGCAGGGTCAAACACATTGTCGTAGACCTTCTCGTTGAAATTAAAGACGGCACGATTCATCGGCTCCAAAGGATCAGAAGGACTACTCTGGTCATTTGTCTTCATTGAAGCACAACCGCTTAAAAATAAACCAGAAACAAGTATAGCAACAGCTTTGGAACGAAAAATATTAGTCATGTTCTTATTTCTTTTAATAAAAATTCAACAAATCTTGCCACATTTATAAAACAGGTTCAATACGCTTCGATATTAAGGTATTTCAAACCTTCACCCAATCACTCTTCTCAAATCTCAGAAATTTATTAGCGATTATTAAACCAAACATTAAGCATCATGTATATACGACAATAGGATTATGATACTTAATGAAATTGCTAGTGCCATTAAATAACCCCGAAACACGGCATCATTTTAGCTTCAAGATACTTCCATGCCATTATGCCTTAATAACGCATCCAGTTCTGGTTCGCGTCCACGGAAAGCAACAAATGATTCCAAAGCAGAACGGCTACCGCCCACAGCAAGAATTTCCTCAAGAAAATGGGAACCCGTTGAAGCATTGACCACACCATCTGCAGCAGTTTCTTCGAACATACTGTAGGCATCAGCCGATAGCACTTCCGCCCACTTATAACTGTAATAGCCAGCTGCATAGCCTCCCGCAAATATATGCGCAAAACTGTTCGGAAAACGATTAAATGATGGCGGGATAACCACCGCGACTTCACTGCGGATATCATCGAGCATTTGCAATACTGTCTTATCGCCATGCGGCTCATAGTCGAAATGCGCATGCATATCAAATAGTGCAAACTCAATCTGCCGGAGCATTTGCAATCCACTTTGGAAGTTCTTCGCTTTCAGCATCTTATCGAATAACATTCTGGGAAGAGTCTCTCCTGTTTCGATATGTTGAGTCATTCCAGCCAAAACATCCCATTCCCAGCAAAAATTCTCCATAAACTGGCTCGGCAATTCGACTGCATCCCATTCCACGCCATTAATACCGGATACCCCAAGATCCTCGACCCTCGTCAATAAATGATGCAAACCGTGCCCAAACTCATGGAACAAAACGATTACCTCCGCATGCGTAAATAACGCCGGACGCAGTTGACCGTTGATTGCAACAGGCGCCGAGAAATTACACGTAAGATACGCAACTGGAATCTGAATCGTTTGCTGCCCGGCTTCTTGACCATCAATCCGCCTGCGCGTAATCGCATCATCCATCCACGCGCCGCCACGCTTATTGGGTCGCGCATATAAATCCAGATAAAATTGACCGATCAATTGATCATCAGCATCATGAATGTCAAAAAATTTAACATCGGGGTGCCAGCATTGGATATTCCGCGATGAATCCGCTTGCGTAATGCGGATGCCATACAGTTTCTCCACCACGCTGAACATGCCGGCCAATACGCTTGCTTCGGGAAAATATTGTTTCACTTCCTGATCAGAAAATGCATAACGCTCTTCGCGAAGTTTCTCGCTAACATAAGCCAGATCCCAAGCTTCAAGTGTTGTCAGATTCAGTCTCTCCGCAGCAAATTCCCGCAATGCTTGCAGATCCCGCATAGCGTGGGGTTTGGCTTTATCGGCCAATTTTCTCAGAAATTCCAGAACTTGCTGGGGAGACGCCGCCATTTTCGTAGCCAATGAAACTTCAGCATAGCTTTCATAACCCAGCAAATGAGCCGCTTCCTGGCGAAGCTCCAATATTCTATTGATAAGCGGCATATTATCTTTACCTGAACCGGCTTGGTAATCAAATTCGCTGGCGCGCGTTGCGTATGCACGATACATCTGCTCACGGAGTGTACGATTATCTGCATATTGCATTACCGGTAAGTAGGATGGCATATGCAAGGTAAATTTCCAGCCTTGCTTGGCATCCGATACAGCTAGCTGCTGCGCTGCCTCTAACACATCGGCAGGAATACCTGCCACAGATTCTTCATCTTCAATAATCAACGAATAAGCATTAGTCGCATCGAGCAAGTTATCACTGAACTCGGAAGACAGCTTCGACAACTCCTCCTGGATTTGCAAAAACCGCTGCTTTTTCTCAACCGGTAATTCCGCGCCACCTAAACGAAAATCTCTCAGTTCATTATCTATGATCTTTTTTTGCGCTGGCGGCAATTGCTCGAATTCCTGGCTTGCACGCAATTTTTTATACTTTTCGAATAACGCCAGGTCTTGCGACAATTCGGCATAAAATTGCGTAATTGCCGGAAGATTGGCATTATAAACTTCGCGCAACTGCGGGCTATTCATGACCGCATTCAAGTGCGACACCTGCCCCCAGGCCCGGGACAAGCGTTCATTGGCATTCACGACCGGCTGCACAAACGTTTGCCAAGTAGGAACACCGCCGTCCGTTCGTGCTCTCTCAATTACTTCACGATTTTCTGCTAACAATGCTTCAAGAGCCGGTGTAATGTGCTCATTCTTAATTTCAGCAAAACGGGGCAGCCCGGAAAAATCTAGCAATGGATTTGACATAGGAGTTAATAGAATCCAGTAAAAATTAAAAAATAACAAAAATCAGTTTTCATAAACGATTTGTCCATTGACCAAGGTAAGTTTGATCTTCCCGGGCAATTCCATTCCCATGAATGGCGTATTCTTTCCCTGGCTTGAAATCGCCGACGCAGTCACCTTCCAATACTGATCCGGATCAAAAATACAGATATCCGCAGCGCTGCCAACCGATAGATGACCGGCTTCTATTCCCAATATTCCGGCTGGTTCAGAAGTAATCTTGGCCAAAACCTTGGCTAACGGCCAGCGCATTTCTTGACCCCACTTCAGCGCAAGAGGCAACAGCAATTCCACGCCCGTCGCACCCACCTCGGATTGTCCGAATGGCAATAATTTCGCATCTTCATCGACCGGTGCATGATCCGAACAAATGGCATCGATCGTGCCGTCCAGCAAACCATAACGTAATGCATCCCGATCACTGGAGCTTCGCAACGGCGGCATCAGATGACAATTGGAATCAAAAAACCCGATATCCATATCCGATAAATGCAGATGATTAATCGTGACATCGCATGTTATCGGCAAGCCTTGTTGTTTAGCGTTACGAATCATTGCCAAACCTTCCGCACTGGAAATCCGGCACAAATGCACTCTGACACCCGTCTCTCTAGTCAGCAGAATAATATTCGAGATGGCGACTGTTTCGGCGCAAACCGGAACAGTCGGCAAGCCTAAGCGGGTCGCGACTTCACCGTCATGCGCAACGCCATCACTCGTGAGACTGATATCTTGGGGGCGTAACCACACGCTAAACTCAAATGTCGACGCATAGCGCATTGCCTGCATCAATATCCGCAAATTAGCCAGCAAACCATCCGGCTGCCCGAAAACCACGCATCCGGCATCGTTCAACTCGGCCATTTCTGTCAATCGTTCACCCCTCAATCCTTGCGTCAGAGCACCGATCGGATAGACATGCGCCTGATTCAGACTTTTAGCGCGATGTTTCAGCATCTCTACCAAACCGGGTTCGTCCAACGGCGGATCGGTGTCCGGCGGACAAGCAATGCTGGTCACACCCCCAGCCACCGCCGCATTCATTTCGGACTCCAAAGTTGCCTTGTATTCAAGGCCGGGTTCGCGCAAACGCACGGACAAATCAACCAGCCCCGGACACACGATCAATGATTGCGCATCAATGACGCGATTCGCTTGGAACTCATCCGGTGCCGAACCAATGGCTAAAATTTTACCCTTGGAAATGAAGAGATCTCGAATATCATCAACCCCATTTTTAGGGTCAATCAGCCGTCCGTTTTTAATATGAATTTTCATAGCACAACGTTAAGCGCCCGCTAAAATTGACATCACTGCCATGCGAACCGCGATGCCGAATGTCACCTGCGGCAAAATCACCGATTGCGCGCCGTCAGCCACAGCCGAATCGATCTCCACTCCACGATTCATCGGCCCGGGGTGCATGACAATGGCATCGCGCCGCGCGAGGGACAGTTTCTCAGAGGTCAATCCGTAATATTTAAAATATTCCTCGGCACTGGGTAAATTAGCGCCCTTCATCCGCTCATTTTGCAGGCGCAACATCATTAACACATCGATATCTTTTAGCCCTTTCGACATGTCGTGGTAAACATGCACACCAAGGCGCTCGACCATTTTCGGGAGCAACGTTTTTGGCGCAATTACACGCACTTCCGGCACCCCCAAAGTAGTGAGCGCATGGATCTGCGAACGCGCTACCCTGGAATGCAGAATATCGCCGATTATCGCCACGCGCAGCTTGCGGAAATCCTGTTTATAGCGACGGATCGTGAACATGTCCAATAACGCCTGCGTCGGATGCGCATGGCTGCCATCACCCGCATTAATGACATGAATATCGGGGCGAACATGCTTTGCAATTAAATGAGCCGCGCCGCTCTGCGCATGCCGGACAACAAACATGTCGGCATTCATTGCCGATAGGTTATTCACGGTATCGAGTAATGTCTCGCCTTTCGATTGCGCCGATACCGCGATATTGAGATTGATGACATCCGCTGACAAACGCTTTGCGGCAATCTCGAACGTCGTTCGGGTACGCGTGCTGGGCTCAAAAAACAGATTGAAGATCGATTTGCCGCGTAGCAAGGGAATTTTCTTAATATCCCGCTCGGTCACACCTACAAATGATTCCGCGGTATCCAGAATATTCTGCAAAATTGAAGCCGGCAAACCTTCCGTGGTCAGCAAGTGCTGCAGCACGCCATGCTCATCCAACTGCGGGTTTCTATTAATCATTCCGAGAGATTCTTATCGTATAGGTCAAAACTCAACTTCCCGTTCACATCGCGTTTGAGTTCCAACATCTTATCCGCTGGCAATGCGAGCGCTACCCCGACATATTGTGCAGCAACCGGCAGTTCTCTGCCTCCGCGATCGACCAAAGCCGCCAAACTGATCGAGGCAGGACGACCATAATCGAATAACTCGTTAATCGCTGCGCGGATCGTACGCCCGGTATTTAGCACATCATCCACCAACAAAATGTGCGCTCCTTCAACCTCAAACGGTATCTCGGAAGGCTTCGTTTGTGAATGCAAGCCGATTTTGTCGAAATCATCCCGGTAAAAAGATGCGCTGAGTATGCCAAAAGGCTTTGCAATCGCCAATTCCCGATGTAATCGCTCCACCAGCCAGACGCCGCCCGTACGAATACCCACCAGCGAATAATTTTTCGATTGATCCGCCCGGATCTTTATTGCAAAGTTTCTAAAAACTTCCTCAGCGTCTGGTAGTTGCATGTTGTTCATCAAAAAATGATTGCAGAATTTGTTGCGCAGAAAATTGATCCAACAGAGGTTTTTGCTTTATTCCGAAAATCCCGCCCGCATTCAAAGCAGCGCTTGCTATTTCACTGGTATACCGCTCATCAATCATAATTACCTTAATCTTAAACCGGCCTTCTAGCCGACGCGCAAAGCGCTGGCTGAGGCGCGTCAGTTCATGCGCGGTTCCATCACTATGCACGGGCAGCCCCACCACCAGCAACACAGGCTGCCAAGTTGCTATCAATGTTGCAATCCTGGCAAAGCGCTGCTCAGTCACTTCCGCATCAATGGTCGATAGTGGATTTGCCATACCCAGCGCCGTATTGCCTATCGCAACACCAATACGCTTCTTCCCAAAATCAAAAGCCAAAACAACTCCGTCAACCAATTGTTTCTCTGATTGTTGATGTGCGGCCAAACCTCGGGAAAAACAATCCGTCACCGTAACCGCAAGCAATTATGCATGCCCGACTTCATTCGAGATATTCGCGTCTTGAATTCCCAGCAATTGCATTGCTGCCGGCAGCCGTTCTTCGGATGGCAAGCCAAACAAAACATCAGCCGTGGCCGGAACGGTCAACCATGCATTTTGCGCTAATTCATGCTCAATCTGACCTGCAGCCCAGCCCGCATAACCCATTGCAATAAGAATTTGATCCGGACCTTCGGCATTCGCAATCGCTTTCAAGATATCCAGGGATGTAGTCAACCCCACTTCCTTATTAACGACAAGTGTCGACTGCCAGTTTCCTATGGGGTGATGCAATACAAATCCGCAATCTAATTGCACTGGCCCACCGAATAACACCGGTATTGCTTCGGCTTCTGAAACGGTTTGCGGAATTCCGAGCTGTTTAAAAAGATTCATCAATGTAAGATCCGTCGGCCGATTGATGACGAGACCGAGGGCTCCTTGTTCATTATGTTCACAAATATAAGTCAATGTCTTGGAAAATACAGTATCCACCATTGTTGGCATTGCAATCAAAAAATGGTGTGTCAGATTGACATTTTTCATAGCAAAGACTCTAAATTATGATGTAAATACTCACACTGTCTTACTTCCCGTCTAAATGACGGGATTGGCTTATACCCAATATGACGTATGAGTCATTACCTTTGATCCAAGTTTCATCGTAATTTTGATCGGCAACGGCAGTTCCGCTCCGCCATATGACAATGCCATCGTTGCGTGACTCGCTTCATCAATCTTCATTTGCGCGACAATTGCACGGCTCTTTTCATCCTGATCGGGTAAACGTTGCAAATGTCCCGCCAAATGTTCCTCCACTTGATGCTCGGTTTCAGCAAGAAAACCCAGATTCCATTTATCCCCCAGCAACCCTGCGACAACTCCGATTGTAAACGATCCGCCATACCATAATGGGTTCAAAAGACTTTTCCGGCCACCCAGCTCCGCAATCCGTCGCTCAGTCCATGCCAAATGCTCCGTTTCTTCTCTCGCCGCTTGCATCAGAGTTTGCTGTACCACTTCATTTCTCGCGGTTAAGCCTTGCCCTTGATACAGGGCTTGAGCACAAACTTCACCGACATGATTGATGCGCATCAACGCACATGAAAGCCGTTTCTCCACTTCCGTCAAATCGGCTTCCGGCAATTCATTGCCGGGCACGGGCCGGACAGTTTGGGCCGGGGTCAATAAAGTTCGCAATGCGCTATCGAAACCAATGATAAGTTTATCAATATTGATCATAGTCTTTATAATCCGTGTAAGGAAAGCAAAGTTTTGGCACCCAACAGAGTAGTTATTCAAGTATCGCGGAAATCTCCGCGATACACCGACTAAAAATTTGTTTTTATTATAATTCCAAACCCATCTGTCTTGCCAGCAATGTAACCGGATGCAATACTTCAACTTCTATTCCGTTTTCGTACAATCCGTTTGCGATATGCATGCTACACCCGACATTTGAAGTCACCAAGTAACGGGCCCCGCTTTCCCTGATCGCAGCTATCTTGTCATTGAGCAACAT
This is a stretch of genomic DNA from Nitrosomonas sp. sh817. It encodes these proteins:
- a CDS encoding peptidylprolyl isomerase; the encoded protein is MRLMRVLQIIVTGFLSLIAISAHSQSGGVMAKVNGIAIPQARLELMVKANVAQGQPDGPEMRKALRENLIAEEILAQEAVKKRLDLDPEVISQLEIARQAVLVRAYQADYIKHNIVSDDTLRKEYEMLKVQMGDKEYRARHILVGSESEALDIIAQLKKGANFAKLAEQKSLDDGSKENGGELNWSPPAAYVRPFSEALVKLSKGGRTDLPVQTSFGWHVIELMDIRPMAVPPFEEVKQNIQQRVLQREFATVVQDLRSKAKVE
- a CDS encoding YciI family protein, with protein sequence MLYMINGEDVPDSLEKRMTVRSQHLSRIQALQEEGRLILAGPFPAIDSSEPGPAGFSGSLIVAEFESLEAAKVWANADPYVSAGVYQRVTVKPFKKVLPG
- a CDS encoding septation protein A, which translates into the protein MKLLFDLFPVVLFFLAYKLHDIFVATAVAIAATFVQIGWLWIRHRQIEKMMWINLAVIMVFGGATLVFQDEMFIKWKPTVFYWLIGSVLFISNWLFSKNLIKVALEKQMVLPAAVWNTLNLSWIVFFAIMGCVNLFVAFNYSLDTWVSFKLFGATGLMLVFIVAQIIFLGKYLKDTAVLVVENTDNADDGKTKSKIE
- a CDS encoding FAD-dependent oxidoreductase, which produces MFKQIVIVGSGLAGYGVARELRKLDAEIPILMLSADHGGFYSKPMLSNALSSGKTPDTLLNSDAAQMAAQLKIVIRPYCRVAALDHLKKELILTDGENILYDRLVLALGADQVRLPLSGSGAGKVLTVNDLDDYRKFRAELDGKKRVSIIGAGLIGCEFANDLALTGHHVDVIDIGTQPLGRLLPPASGVFMQKRLENVGVFFHLNTSTNSIDQVQEHLCLTLANGNSIESDVVLSAVGLRSRTQLAAAAGIPVNRGIVVNRFLQTQVNDIYALGDCAEVEGKVLPFVMPISHAARALAATLAGQPTSVHYPAMPVIVKTSSCPAVVSPPDFGVNGAWNVEEDENGIKALYEDDTGNLIGYALLGEATKERNSLTARLPAVLQ
- a CDS encoding VacJ family lipoprotein; amino-acid sequence: MTNIFRSKAVAILVSGLFLSGCASMKTNDQSSPSDPLEPMNRAVFNFNEKVYDNVFDPAVRQYKRIMPDPLELMVGNFFSNLNEVVVITNSVLQLNYESALASSARLLVNTTFGVFGLIDIASDISAVSDVNLNKRNEDFGQTLGRYGVASGPYIVLPFLGPSSVRDTFGLAVDSFFMDPVTQGVTGVFLNNVSYINSPALRFPVATARTFNNRAEFLEQDKTLEEAALDKYEFIRDAYTQRRASLVKNSEEDK
- a CDS encoding M3 family metallopeptidase yields the protein MSNPLLDFSGLPRFAEIKNEHITPALEALLAENREVIERARTDGGVPTWQTFVQPVVNANERLSRAWGQVSHLNAVMNSPQLREVYNANLPAITQFYAELSQDLALFEKYKKLRASQEFEQLPPAQKKIIDNELRDFRLGGAELPVEKKQRFLQIQEELSKLSSEFSDNLLDATNAYSLIIEDEESVAGIPADVLEAAQQLAVSDAKQGWKFTLHMPSYLPVMQYADNRTLREQMYRAYATRASEFDYQAGSGKDNMPLINRILELRQEAAHLLGYESYAEVSLATKMAASPQQVLEFLRKLADKAKPHAMRDLQALREFAAERLNLTTLEAWDLAYVSEKLREERYAFSDQEVKQYFPEASVLAGMFSVVEKLYGIRITQADSSRNIQCWHPDVKFFDIHDADDQLIGQFYLDLYARPNKRGGAWMDDAITRRRIDGQEAGQQTIQIPVAYLTCNFSAPVAINGQLRPALFTHAEVIVLFHEFGHGLHHLLTRVEDLGVSGINGVEWDAVELPSQFMENFCWEWDVLAGMTQHIETGETLPRMLFDKMLKAKNFQSGLQMLRQIEFALFDMHAHFDYEPHGDKTVLQMLDDIRSEVAVVIPPSFNRFPNSFAHIFAGGYAAGYYSYKWAEVLSADAYSMFEETAADGVVNASTGSHFLEEILAVGGSRSALESFVAFRGREPELDALLRHNGMEVS
- a CDS encoding dihydroorotase is translated as MKIHIKNGRLIDPKNGVDDIRDLFISKGKILAIGSAPDEFQANRVIDAQSLIVCPGLVDLSVRLREPGLEYKATLESEMNAAVAGGVTSIACPPDTDPPLDEPGLVEMLKHRAKSLNQAHVYPIGALTQGLRGERLTEMAELNDAGCVVFGQPDGLLANLRILMQAMRYASTFEFSVWLRPQDISLTSDGVAHDGEVATRLGLPTVPVCAETVAISNIILLTRETGVRVHLCRISSAEGLAMIRNAKQQGLPITCDVTINHLHLSDMDIGFFDSNCHLMPPLRSSSDRDALRYGLLDGTIDAICSDHAPVDEDAKLLPFGQSEVGATGVELLLPLALKWGQEMRWPLAKVLAKITSEPAGILGIEAGHLSVGSAADICIFDPDQYWKVTASAISSQGKNTPFMGMELPGKIKLTLVNGQIVYEN
- a CDS encoding aspartate carbamoyltransferase catalytic subunit, with translation MINRNPQLDEHGVLQHLLTTEGLPASILQNILDTAESFVGVTERDIKKIPLLRGKSIFNLFFEPSTRTRTTFEIAAKRLSADVINLNIAVSAQSKGETLLDTVNNLSAMNADMFVVRHAQSGAAHLIAKHVRPDIHVINAGDGSHAHPTQALLDMFTIRRYKQDFRKLRVAIIGDILHSRVARSQIHALTTLGVPEVRVIAPKTLLPKMVERLGVHVYHDMSKGLKDIDVLMMLRLQNERMKGANLPSAEEYFKYYGLTSEKLSLARRDAIVMHPGPMNRGVEIDSAVADGAQSVILPQVTFGIAVRMAVMSILAGA
- the pyrR gene encoding bifunctional pyr operon transcriptional regulator/uracil phosphoribosyltransferase PyrR, encoding MQLPDAEEVFRNFAIKIRADQSKNYSLVGIRTGGVWLVERLHRELAIAKPFGILSASFYRDDFDKIGLHSQTKPSEIPFEVEGAHILLVDDVLNTGRTIRAAINELFDYGRPASISLAALVDRGGRELPVAAQYVGVALALPADKMLELKRDVNGKLSFDLYDKNLSE
- the ruvX gene encoding Holliday junction resolvase RuvX, which encodes MAFDFGKKRIGVAIGNTALGMANPLSTIDAEVTEQRFARIATLIATWQPVLLVVGLPVHSDGTAHELTRLSQRFARRLEGRFKIKVIMIDERYTSEIASAALNAGGIFGIKQKPLLDQFSAQQILQSFFDEQHATTRR
- a CDS encoding YqgE/AlgH family protein, which codes for MKNVNLTHHFLIAMPTMVDTVFSKTLTYICEHNEQGALGLVINRPTDLTLMNLFKQLGIPQTVSEAEAIPVLFGGPVQLDCGFVLHHPIGNWQSTLVVNKEVGLTTSLDILKAIANAEGPDQILIAMGYAGWAAGQIEHELAQNAWLTVPATADVLFGLPSEERLPAAMQLLGIQDANISNEVGHA
- the coq7 gene encoding 2-polyprenyl-3-methyl-6-methoxy-1,4-benzoquinone monooxygenase, translated to MINIDKLIIGFDSALRTLLTPAQTVRPVPGNELPEADLTEVEKRLSCALMRINHVGEVCAQALYQGQGLTARNEVVQQTLMQAAREETEHLAWTERRIAELGGRKSLLNPLWYGGSFTIGVVAGLLGDKWNLGFLAETEHQVEEHLAGHLQRLPDQDEKSRAIVAQMKIDEASHATMALSYGGAELPLPIKITMKLGSKVMTHTSYWV